The Planococcus versutus genome contains a region encoding:
- a CDS encoding PepSY domain-containing protein, with translation MKKLMYIPLAVGVLAFGGIALANSQTSTEVKNDTEKVSTEKLVGIEEISAKSLERANGNITDIELDMDDKKAHYEVEVDFDGYEYDFDFDAYTGEVIEETREKKDADDAKESTDTIATEGLISSDQAIAVALEQVNGTFDGFELKTKNGIAYYEIEVQDGTIEHEIEVDAKDGAILKIESDDEDEDEDDVDDDDRD, from the coding sequence ATGAAAAAATTAATGTATATTCCATTAGCAGTGGGAGTTTTAGCTTTCGGGGGCATTGCATTAGCCAATTCACAAACATCAACAGAAGTGAAGAATGATACCGAGAAAGTCTCTACTGAAAAGTTAGTCGGTATCGAGGAAATTTCAGCAAAATCACTTGAACGAGCAAATGGCAACATTACCGATATCGAATTGGATATGGACGATAAAAAAGCACATTACGAAGTAGAAGTTGATTTTGATGGCTATGAATATGATTTTGACTTTGACGCTTATACGGGAGAAGTAATCGAAGAAACCCGTGAGAAAAAAGATGCTGATGATGCTAAAGAGTCTACTGATACGATTGCAACAGAAGGACTGATCAGCTCTGATCAAGCAATTGCAGTGGCTTTAGAACAAGTCAATGGCACATTCGATGGATTTGAGTTGAAAACAAAAAACGGTATTGCTTATTATGAGATAGAAGTTCAAGATGGCACAATTGAACATGAAATCGAAGTCGATGCGAAAGACGGTGCTATTTTAAAAATTGAGTCCGATGACGAAGACGAAGACGAAGACGATGTTGATGATGATGATCGTGACTAA
- a CDS encoding PepSY domain-containing protein translates to MRKRVILSAATILLGAVVLLFLLVPQSSQAITKEQATKTVISLYGGKPEKTTARQYKYEVEFQRDKGLYLAQVNRESGQVESVELIEKAQTVETFTQQQIEKIALERVPGSIENIEYKEKKDEYAVHIKDDKQLSIVVLSAKSGKVSSIKQEPVATDEGVEQSEPDRIITRNEAIKRAKKTLEGEVQDVDFEETEDGGYYLVEIENEETDQEATIQIHAVRGNTMTVEWDN, encoded by the coding sequence ATGCGAAAAAGAGTGATACTTTCAGCAGCCACTATCTTGCTTGGAGCGGTCGTGTTACTTTTCTTACTGGTGCCTCAGTCTTCGCAAGCTATTACAAAAGAGCAGGCAACTAAAACTGTTATTAGTCTTTACGGAGGAAAACCAGAAAAAACGACCGCGCGACAATATAAATACGAAGTGGAATTTCAACGAGACAAGGGTCTTTACTTAGCACAAGTTAATCGGGAAAGTGGCCAAGTAGAGTCAGTCGAGCTGATCGAAAAAGCACAAACTGTTGAAACTTTTACCCAACAGCAAATTGAAAAAATTGCACTAGAAAGAGTACCAGGTAGTATCGAAAACATTGAGTATAAAGAGAAAAAAGATGAGTATGCAGTTCACATTAAAGATGACAAACAACTATCAATAGTTGTTTTGTCGGCCAAGTCAGGAAAAGTCAGTTCAATTAAGCAAGAGCCAGTTGCGACAGATGAAGGCGTAGAGCAGTCAGAACCCGATCGAATCATTACACGCAACGAAGCGATAAAGCGAGCGAAAAAAACATTAGAAGGCGAAGTGCAAGACGTCGATTTTGAAGAAACAGAAGACGGCGGGTATTACTTAGTGGAAATTGAAAACGAAGAAACAGATCAGGAAGCAACGATTCAAATTCATGCTGTTCGAGGCAATACTATGACTGTCGAGTGGGATAATTGA
- a CDS encoding sensor histidine kinase gives MKLKNKIHISSTLLMLVILVVLAVVIYFSFSRLTYSTEVTQLQTETNALVAEFNKVERTDPSTVLRAYVPVDGIVQVTTPDNKKMSPIQSPSVTIELPTDLEEQSGTLTIKGKQFAYVKAPLIWTDGDVAEVTVAQSLHETTNNLTTLRLVLLVGTLIAMIPVVISSIVLGKIVTLPITNLTTTMTRIQRNGKFEKLLIERDSHDELAQMGSTFNEMISLLEENYSKQEEFVSNASHELKTPLTVIGSYAKLLQRQGMQDKEIAEESIAAIRAETDRMKALIDRLLHIARRSESYVDWTEVDAYSLLEQTVTAMNTAYDREFKLVAKKELLPIVTDVEKFKQLLYILLDNARKYSSDKVEVIVEQNDHLAIRICDRGIGIPKESVPFVFERFYRVDKARSRDTGGFGLGLSLAKQLADSLQISIKLESIEHVGTTVSLVFTEDFNVEEVYSKQEGL, from the coding sequence ATGAAACTGAAAAATAAAATTCACATTTCTTCTACATTGCTGATGCTTGTCATTTTAGTGGTGCTAGCTGTTGTTATTTATTTTTCATTTAGTCGATTGACTTACTCAACAGAAGTTACTCAACTTCAAACAGAAACAAACGCACTAGTAGCCGAATTTAATAAAGTTGAAAGAACCGATCCAAGTACGGTATTGCGTGCTTATGTACCAGTTGATGGAATTGTTCAAGTAACAACTCCTGATAACAAAAAAATGTCACCCATTCAGTCACCATCTGTAACCATCGAACTGCCTACTGATTTGGAAGAACAATCTGGAACTCTAACTATAAAAGGAAAGCAGTTTGCGTATGTAAAAGCACCACTTATTTGGACAGACGGAGATGTAGCAGAAGTGACTGTGGCGCAGTCTTTACACGAGACGACGAATAATTTAACTACATTGCGACTCGTATTACTCGTCGGAACATTAATTGCAATGATTCCAGTAGTTATTTCTAGTATCGTACTGGGGAAAATTGTGACATTGCCGATTACAAATTTAACGACTACCATGACGCGCATTCAGCGTAACGGTAAGTTTGAAAAGCTATTGATCGAAAGAGATTCTCATGATGAACTGGCTCAAATGGGGAGTACCTTTAATGAAATGATAAGCTTGCTAGAAGAAAACTATTCTAAGCAAGAAGAGTTTGTGTCGAATGCTTCTCATGAACTAAAAACACCACTTACGGTCATTGGAAGCTATGCCAAATTACTGCAGCGGCAAGGCATGCAAGACAAAGAAATTGCGGAAGAAAGTATAGCCGCGATTCGAGCAGAAACCGATCGGATGAAAGCTTTAATTGACCGTTTATTGCATATTGCTCGGCGCAGCGAATCATACGTAGACTGGACAGAAGTCGATGCTTACAGCTTATTGGAACAAACTGTTACTGCAATGAACACCGCTTATGACCGAGAGTTTAAATTAGTCGCAAAAAAAGAGCTATTACCGATTGTCACAGATGTTGAAAAGTTCAAGCAATTGCTTTATATTTTGTTGGATAATGCTAGAAAATACAGTTCTGACAAAGTAGAAGTAATTGTTGAGCAGAACGACCATCTTGCAATTCGAATTTGTGATAGAGGAATAGGAATTCCAAAAGAATCAGTGCCATTCGTTTTCGAACGATTTTATCGTGTAGATAAAGCAAGAAGTCGCGATACAGGAGGATTTGGATTGGGGCTTTCACTAGCTAAGCAGCTTGCTGATTCCTTACAGATATCCATCAAACTCGAAAGTATTGAACATGTCGGGACTACAGTTTCTCTCGTCTTCACAGAGGATTTTAATGTGGAAGAAGTATACTCAAAGCAGGAGGGGTTATAA
- a CDS encoding response regulator transcription factor: MAERILIVEDEKSIARVLELELKFEGYETGVAHTGSEGLIQFREHSWDLILLDLMLPEIHGLDVLKRIRSSDKTIPVILLTAKNDVKDKVAGLDLGANDYITKPFEIEEVLARIRAFLRLSNGSQNASFHRFHDLEMNESTRDVNRRGRMIELTPREFDLLLYLIKNSQQVLSREQVLNAVWGYDYYGDTNVIDVYIRYLRKKVDAGESSTYIQTVRGVGYVLKEQLNETEK; this comes from the coding sequence ATGGCAGAACGTATTTTAATTGTTGAAGATGAAAAAAGCATTGCCCGCGTATTGGAATTGGAACTGAAATTTGAAGGATATGAAACAGGTGTTGCACATACAGGATCTGAAGGCCTAATTCAATTTCGAGAGCATTCTTGGGACTTGATCCTGCTCGATTTGATGTTGCCAGAAATTCATGGATTGGACGTCTTGAAACGGATTCGATCTTCTGATAAAACAATCCCGGTTATTTTACTGACAGCCAAAAACGATGTCAAAGATAAAGTAGCAGGCTTAGATCTAGGCGCAAATGATTATATAACAAAGCCGTTTGAAATCGAAGAAGTGCTGGCTAGAATTCGTGCCTTTTTGCGTTTGTCTAATGGCAGTCAAAATGCCTCGTTTCACCGCTTTCATGACTTAGAAATGAATGAAAGTACACGTGATGTAAACCGTCGAGGACGCATGATTGAATTGACCCCTCGCGAATTTGATTTACTGCTTTATTTAATCAAAAACTCACAGCAAGTGCTTAGTCGTGAGCAAGTGCTCAATGCGGTATGGGGGTATGATTATTACGGAGATACCAATGTGATTGACGTCTATATTCGTTACTTGAGAAAAAAAGTAGACGCGGGTGAAAGTTCAACGTATATCCAAACTGTTCGCGGTGTCGGATATGTGCTAAAGGAGCAACTCAATGAAACTGAAAAATAA
- a CDS encoding aldehyde dehydrogenase: MNFTATDVEHMIEEQRAYYYTGDTKSASFRIEQLYRLKTVIQANETAVINALKNDLGKSEFEAYATEVGFVLDSIGNMIKNVEDWMKPESVKTPIHLQPSKSFVIREPYGSVLVIGPFNYPFQLVMEPLIGAIVGGNCAIVKPSEATPHVAKVIRDIVEEAFPSYYIRVVEGEKEEVTALIHASFDYIFFTGSVNVGKVIMKAASERLTPITLELGGKSPAIIDQTADIDLAVKRIAWGKLMNTGQTCVAPDYVCVHESVKDEFIKKLTKTIQNFYGKDAQKSPDYGRIVNTQHFDRLAEIIRKEGNHVIYGGKVDRNDLYIEPVLLDRIEWNSPSMEDEIFGPILPIISYTDLPVLVHQIRKLPKPLSAYFFSENERATQFFLDQLPFGGGCINDTVSHVGSAYLPFGGVGTSGMSSYHGKASFDTFTHAKAILKKSTKLSTNLLFPPYKNKAKWIKTVLK; the protein is encoded by the coding sequence ATGAATTTTACTGCAACTGACGTAGAACACATGATTGAAGAACAACGTGCTTATTATTATACAGGGGACACAAAATCAGCGAGTTTTCGAATCGAGCAATTATATCGATTAAAAACTGTTATCCAAGCTAACGAAACTGCGGTCATTAATGCATTAAAGAACGATTTAGGAAAAAGTGAATTTGAAGCTTATGCAACAGAAGTTGGATTTGTACTTGATAGCATTGGCAATATGATAAAAAACGTAGAAGACTGGATGAAACCTGAATCTGTTAAAACACCGATTCATCTTCAGCCATCAAAGAGCTTTGTTATTCGTGAGCCTTATGGTTCTGTTTTGGTTATTGGACCGTTTAACTATCCGTTTCAATTGGTAATGGAGCCGTTAATCGGTGCAATCGTGGGAGGCAACTGTGCCATTGTTAAGCCGTCTGAAGCAACGCCACATGTTGCTAAAGTAATACGAGACATTGTGGAAGAAGCATTTCCTTCCTACTACATTCGCGTAGTTGAAGGTGAAAAAGAGGAAGTAACGGCTTTGATTCATGCTTCGTTTGATTATATTTTCTTTACCGGCAGTGTCAATGTTGGCAAAGTGATTATGAAAGCAGCGTCCGAGCGGTTAACACCAATTACTTTAGAGCTCGGCGGTAAAAGTCCAGCGATTATAGACCAAACGGCAGATATCGATTTGGCAGTAAAACGAATTGCTTGGGGCAAATTGATGAATACCGGACAAACTTGTGTGGCACCTGATTACGTTTGTGTGCATGAATCAGTGAAAGATGAATTTATAAAAAAATTAACAAAAACGATACAAAATTTTTATGGCAAGGATGCACAAAAAAGTCCAGATTATGGTCGCATCGTTAACACGCAACACTTTGATCGTTTAGCAGAAATTATTCGAAAAGAAGGCAATCATGTTATTTATGGCGGTAAAGTAGATCGTAATGACTTATACATTGAACCGGTCTTACTAGATCGCATAGAATGGAATAGCCCATCTATGGAAGATGAAATTTTTGGACCGATTTTGCCAATTATCAGCTACACCGATTTACCGGTCTTAGTCCATCAAATTCGTAAATTGCCTAAACCGTTATCGGCTTATTTCTTTTCAGAAAACGAGCGAGCAACACAGTTTTTCTTAGATCAATTGCCGTTTGGCGGAGGATGTATTAACGATACCGTTTCGCATGTGGGCAGCGCGTACTTGCCATTTGGTGGAGTTGGTACATCGGGAATGAGTTCTTATCATGGAAAAGCGAGTTTCGATACATTTACACACGCTAAAGCCATTTTGAAAAAATCAACTAAACTATCGACAAATCTATTATTCCCTCCTTATAAAAATAAAGCAAAATGGATCAAAACAGTATTAAAATAA
- a CDS encoding Gfo/Idh/MocA family protein, with translation MISIGIIGAGIVGERIIKQLQQESHVEIKMVYDEQTERLTEISQMYNIPMASSIEEVFHSDINWVYIATPPAYHAEIANLAASAGINILCEKPLAHNVADGEMMVESVQNNRVQTAMHFPLMYAPAVRELAKRVKSGAIGKVVRIELQTFFPDWPRRWQRNPWIGSRSQGGFVREVFPHYLQLMNRLFNELNFTSHHITYPQQADKCETGIIAHGLTKEQIPFLLTGLSDIGQKELLQFKIYGKQGVLTLENWTNLYQSTAGEDRQLISEFEEVPSLFEEMNEYSTVLVDFEEGLLVQRYIDHLLIE, from the coding sequence ATGATTTCAATTGGTATCATTGGAGCAGGAATTGTGGGAGAACGAATCATTAAACAACTTCAGCAAGAAAGTCATGTGGAAATAAAAATGGTTTATGATGAACAAACTGAACGACTTACAGAAATTAGTCAAATGTACAACATCCCAATGGCGAGCTCAATCGAAGAGGTTTTCCACTCAGATATCAACTGGGTATATATTGCGACACCTCCTGCTTATCATGCAGAAATTGCAAACTTAGCAGCAAGTGCAGGAATCAATATTCTTTGTGAAAAACCATTGGCGCACAATGTAGCTGATGGCGAAATGATGGTGGAATCTGTTCAAAATAATCGTGTGCAAACAGCTATGCATTTTCCATTAATGTATGCACCTGCAGTTCGAGAGTTAGCAAAGCGTGTTAAATCAGGAGCAATCGGCAAAGTTGTTCGTATCGAACTTCAAACTTTTTTTCCAGACTGGCCGAGACGTTGGCAGCGAAATCCGTGGATTGGTTCACGCAGTCAAGGTGGATTTGTCCGTGAAGTTTTTCCACATTATCTTCAATTAATGAATCGGCTGTTTAATGAGTTGAATTTTACTTCTCATCACATTACCTATCCGCAGCAGGCAGATAAATGCGAAACAGGAATTATTGCACACGGACTGACCAAAGAGCAAATTCCATTTTTACTAACGGGACTTAGTGATATTGGGCAAAAGGAGTTGTTGCAGTTTAAAATTTACGGCAAACAAGGTGTGTTAACGTTAGAAAACTGGACAAATCTTTACCAGTCAACAGCGGGAGAAGATCGTCAGCTGATTAGTGAATTTGAAGAAGTACCATCACTTTTTGAAGAAATGAATGAATACTCAACGGTTTTGGTAGACTTTGAAGAAGGCTTGCTTGTTCAACGGTATATCGATCATTTGTTAATAGAGTAG
- a CDS encoding thermonuclease family protein, giving the protein MKLKFMILALLFLSGCGMAGSVDTPNTTDQIDVKVTKVIDGDTIKIIYEGDEVTVRYLLIDTPETNHPRLGEQPLGKEATKENKRLIDSGDVTIEFDVGDRFDDYDRLLAYIYVDGKSVQEQMIDAGLARVAYVFPPNTRYLDQFEHAEQLAKENEAGIWQYENYSTDRGFDADAYGQKSTGNSPPTRSDQQNSNCDIKGNINRSGNKIYHLPSDSSYEQTNPEVWFCSEQEAQDAGFKGLE; this is encoded by the coding sequence ATGAAACTAAAATTTATGATACTGGCTTTACTTTTTCTATCAGGCTGCGGAATGGCTGGATCCGTTGACACGCCAAATACCACTGATCAAATCGATGTAAAAGTTACAAAAGTCATTGATGGCGACACTATCAAAATTATATACGAAGGCGATGAAGTAACGGTTCGGTATTTGTTAATTGATACACCAGAAACCAATCATCCGCGCTTAGGCGAACAACCGCTTGGCAAAGAAGCGACAAAAGAAAACAAACGACTCATCGATTCAGGCGATGTTACGATTGAATTTGACGTTGGTGACCGCTTTGATGATTACGATCGGTTACTTGCCTATATCTACGTAGATGGCAAAAGTGTTCAAGAACAAATGATTGACGCAGGTCTAGCGAGAGTCGCTTATGTGTTCCCGCCGAACACGCGTTACTTGGATCAGTTTGAGCACGCAGAACAACTGGCGAAAGAAAACGAAGCAGGAATTTGGCAATATGAAAACTACTCCACTGACCGGGGCTTTGATGCAGATGCTTATGGACAGAAGTCTACTGGAAATTCACCGCCCACTAGGTCTGACCAACAAAACAGCAACTGCGATATTAAAGGCAATATTAACCGCAGCGGCAATAAAATTTACCACTTGCCAAGCGATTCTTCCTATGAACAAACCAATCCAGAAGTGTGGTTTTGTTCTGAGCAAGAAGCACAAGATGCAGGCTTTAAAGGCTTAGAGTAG